The Armatimonadota bacterium DNA window TAATTTAGAAGGTGAAGTGTTTGATTATGGCACCGCAGTTGCGCAATCGTTGCAAGAACGTGTAATATGGTAGACATAAAGTAGCTTATTCGGTGCAAACTTCGACATGTTTGGCCCGTCTATAGGATCGAACCCCATGGCAAAAGGACCTACAAAACGACAAGAAGAGATTCTCCAATTCATTTTGGAATACACCCAAAACGAGGGATATCCGCCGTCGATTCGAGAGATCGGAAAGAAATTCGACATCGGTTCGTTGCGTGGCGTGACGGTCCACCTTGACGCCTTGGAGCGAAAGGGTTTCATCAGCCGTGCAAACACGCCTCGATCGATTCGAATCATTCATCCGACCTATCAAACGCAAAATCGGTCGGTAATGCTCCCGCTTTTAGGAACAATTGCTGCGGGTGTTCCAATTCTTGCCCAAGAGCAGGTTGAGGATTTGATTCCAGTCCCCGCTGAGATGGTTCGCAATATCGAAAACGCGTTCCTTCTTCGTGTGCGAGGTGACTCGATGAACGGTGAGGGCATTCTTCCGCGCGATTTGGTGGTGATTCGTCCCCAAAGTTCGGCGAACCACGGCGATCTCGTCGCAGTTCTGCTTGGAGACGAAGCTACCGTGAAGCGGATTCACTTTGATCGCGACGCTATTCGATTGGTCGCGGCGAATCCTGCATACGACCCGATCGTTGTCGAACAGGAAGATGCCCGTGTCGTTGGACGCGTTGTAGGTCTGCTGCGAGACTACGCTGGAATGGCGTTCTAGGGCCCCTTTAGATATTCGAGGCTGCTGACGAATTGGCCGTTTCGCCGGCTGACTTGTTGCGCTATTCCGAGGCCATCGGCATAAGTCGTTGACACCTCGAGGTTGCTCGAACCGTATGTGATTCGGTGCACGACCACCGTGGCACTGTACTTACGTCCACCGAGTGAAAACGTCGAGGATTCCTGGGAAATCTGTGCGCTAGCGGGGCTCGAGGTTCCTCCAGAAGAGATTGAGCCTTGCCAGGTTGGCAATTCTCCCTTTCTTCCCGGTGCGAGAAGCGTGATCGGTGGGAAAAATCGTGTACCGCTGAGTTCGGCCGCAACAAGTTTGTCGCCAATCCAGGCAATTCGCGAACGCCCCATCGGGCCAGATAGGTTGTAGGCAGGGTGACCGTCAATCGACGATTCGTTGATCACGCGTACCGATTCGACTCCCGTGAGCATCTTGGCGGAGTAGGTGTAGTCCCATTCGGCATCCTTGCTCAGCGGCATGCCCGCCAGACTCACCGAACGGCAACCAGCAAGAAAACAGATCGACAAAAGACTAAACAGCTTCCAGTTTCGCAAGGCTTTGCACCAATTTTTTGACGCCAGTAATTCCAGGGAATGCAACCGACACTTCGGCATCGTTACCCTTGAGCGGACTACAAGAAATGACGACGCCCTCACCAAATTTGACGTGGCTCACCCGCTGACCAATTTCAAACGGAGCCTTCCAATCCGGCTTTTTCACCACAGCCATGTCTGAACTTGGCATCGGGCGGTCCACAACGCGGTACTGCCCCGTGCGGTCGGAGCGCACTTCGCGCTGCAATCCCGGCACGTTGTGCGTCCGGCGTTGGACCAGCGAACTCAGCCCTTCTTGTTGGATGTCGTCCAAAAATCGCGATCGCCGATTGAAGTTTGCAGTACCGAACATCGACCGCCGCTCAGCGTGGAGCAAATGAAGCTCCTCCCTCGCGCGGGTCATCGCCACGTAGCACAGGCGGCGTTCCTCTTCCATCTCTTTCTCGTTACCGATCGAACGTGAGTGAGGGAAAACGCCTTCTTCGAGCCCGACAACGAAAACTACAGGGAATTCGAGACCTTTGCTACTGTGCATGGTCATCAAGGTCACTGCCTCTCCAGAATCAGTCAAGTTATCCGTGTCGGCAATCAGGCTGATGTTCTCAAGAAATCCTGCTAGGCCGCCTTCTTCTTCCAGCCCATCATAGGTTTGGGTTACTTGTAGCAGTTCTTGGAGGTTCTCCATGCGCGCGATCGACTCCTCGGTTCGATCCGCTTTGAGCATATCCAGGTATCCAGACGCCTTCATCACGAATGTCAGGAGCTCGGTGACCTTTGCAGTCTCCATCATCTCGCGACCCTCGTCAAGAATCCCCAAGAACTGGTTGATTCCAGTCAGTGCTTTCCGCATGATCTGGCTTTGGACCGCTTGATCACGAGCGGCATCCCAGATAGTCAAGTTTCGCTCTACTGCCCAATCTTCCAGCACAGAAAGCGTCCCGGCACCGATCCCGCGTGCGGGCACATTCAGCACGCGCTTCAATGAAACGCCATCCACCGGATTGAGGAGCAATCGCAAGTAGGCGATCATGTCCTTGATCTCTTTGCGCTCGTAGAATCGCTGCCCGCCAATCAAAACATGCGGGATTCGCATGGTGACAAACGCTTCTTCCAGAACTCGGCTTTGGGCATTGGTTCTATACAGAATTCCGTACTCACCGTAGGATCTTCTGTTAGCGCGAACCGCGTTTACGATCGAATCGGCAACAACCATCGCCTCCTCGCTGTCGGTGCCAGCTTCGCTCACGGTGAGTGGTGCGCCTTCCGTGTTGCTGGTCCAAAGCTGCTTCTCCGCTCGGCCCTTGTTGTGCCGGATGACATCGTATGCCGCGCTCAAAATCCGCTGAGTTGAACGGTAGTTTTGGGCTAACGTGATGACCTTGGCGTCTTTGTAATCTGAGCTGAATCGCAGCATCAACGAGACATCCGCTCCGCGCCAAGAATAGATCGACTGGTCGTCATCACCCACGATCGTGATGTTGCGGTGCTTGCCGGTCATGAGTTGGGCAAATCGGTACTGCGCGAAGTTGACGTCCTGGTACTCGTCGATGAGAACATGTAGGAACCGCTCCTGCAACCGCTCGCGAACTTCGGTGCTCTTTTCCAGAAGTTCGACCGCCAACATGAGGATGTCATCAAAGTCGAGCGCATTCGCCTTTTTAAGTTCTCGCTGATAAAGTGCATAGACCTTCGAAACCGTCTTTTCCAGATATCCGGCAGCGAATTCGGCGTACTTTTCGGGGGATTCCAGCCGTTCTTTCGCCCGGCTGATCTCATGCAGCACACCACGAGGTTGCGTCGTTTTCTCGTCAATATCGAGGCGCCGGAGCAAGTCCTTAACCAACCCCACTTGATCGCCATCGTCGTAGATCACGAAATCTCGGCTCAGTCCAATTTCTTCACCGTACATTCGCAGGAGCTTTGCGCAGGTGGAGTGGAATGTCCCCATCCAAAGGTCACGTGCTTCGCTTCCAATCAGGTTTTCTAGACGCTCGCGCATCTCCTTGGCGGCTTTATTAGTGAAGGTGACCGACATGATGCGGCTCGGCCGGCATCCATCTTCGATGAGCTTGGCGATTCGGTAGGTGATGACCCGCGTTTTGCCTGATCCAGCACCAGCAAAAATCTGTAATGGGCCACCCGGCCATTCGACGGCCTCACGTTGCTGGGGGTTCAAAGAATCAAGGTCAAGTGTGGCCACCATGAATCATGTATTATGACGGGAGATCAAACCGCGAATGTGGCCTGTAACGAATATGGGCTTGTTTGCGTCTGACAAAATGTCGGGTGAATTCCGGCAATACAACCGCAAGTTTTTGGTTGGAGACAAATTCTAAATGAAGCGAATTTTTCTAACGGCAGCACTGGTTACGATGACAGCCATCACGATGGCGCAAAGCGGGTTTACCATCCGACGACCCGCGGACGGACAAGTGGTCCGAGAAACCGTTGAAGTACGCATTCCGCGCAATGCGATTCCAGAAGGAGCCGGATTTGTAGGCATCTGGGTCAATGGCCGATTCCTTGAAGCCGTTTCGCCTTTCAGCGGCGTCAACACCGATTCACGCGATTTCATCTACAAGCTGGACACCAAGGGCCGCCGAATTCCTGATGGTCAAATGACCATCGAGTGCGTTCTTTATGCCGCAGACAATCGCCGCACCAC harbors:
- a CDS encoding UvrD-helicase domain-containing protein, whose protein sequence is MVATLDLDSLNPQQREAVEWPGGPLQIFAGAGSGKTRVITYRIAKLIEDGCRPSRIMSVTFTNKAAKEMRERLENLIGSEARDLWMGTFHSTCAKLLRMYGEEIGLSRDFVIYDDGDQVGLVKDLLRRLDIDEKTTQPRGVLHEISRAKERLESPEKYAEFAAGYLEKTVSKVYALYQRELKKANALDFDDILMLAVELLEKSTEVRERLQERFLHVLIDEYQDVNFAQYRFAQLMTGKHRNITIVGDDDQSIYSWRGADVSLMLRFSSDYKDAKVITLAQNYRSTQRILSAAYDVIRHNKGRAEKQLWTSNTEGAPLTVSEAGTDSEEAMVVADSIVNAVRANRRSYGEYGILYRTNAQSRVLEEAFVTMRIPHVLIGGQRFYERKEIKDMIAYLRLLLNPVDGVSLKRVLNVPARGIGAGTLSVLEDWAVERNLTIWDAARDQAVQSQIMRKALTGINQFLGILDEGREMMETAKVTELLTFVMKASGYLDMLKADRTEESIARMENLQELLQVTQTYDGLEEEGGLAGFLENISLIADTDNLTDSGEAVTLMTMHSSKGLEFPVVFVVGLEEGVFPHSRSIGNEKEMEEERRLCYVAMTRAREELHLLHAERRSMFGTANFNRRSRFLDDIQQEGLSSLVQRRTHNVPGLQREVRSDRTGQYRVVDRPMPSSDMAVVKKPDWKAPFEIGQRVSHVKFGEGVVISCSPLKGNDAEVSVAFPGITGVKKLVQSLAKLEAV
- the lexA gene encoding transcriptional repressor LexA; its protein translation is MAKGPTKRQEEILQFILEYTQNEGYPPSIREIGKKFDIGSLRGVTVHLDALERKGFISRANTPRSIRIIHPTYQTQNRSVMLPLLGTIAAGVPILAQEQVEDLIPVPAEMVRNIENAFLLRVRGDSMNGEGILPRDLVVIRPQSSANHGDLVAVLLGDEATVKRIHFDRDAIRLVAANPAYDPIVVEQEDARVVGRVVGLLRDYAGMAF